A genomic window from Periweissella cryptocerci includes:
- a CDS encoding ABC transporter substrate-binding protein: MIKKYLLSGIIIVAIVAGVFAVEYHPTKAHDQAADSNNIKLAYNNKTKAIKGGILQMGLVEDQPFAGIFLPEVTTRDDDVTLAQPLGVSIFKTDKTYKIIDGGAANLRLDAKTKTATITLRKNLKWSDGRSVTAKDLEYPYELVTSPAYQAQTYTEALANIVGMDAYHAGKAKTISGITFTNGQNGRVMQVAMKAMVPGLTQAGSGYLLSSVEPYHYLKAIKPNKLTGAPQVRQHPLSWGPYKIAKVMSGQSITYVRNPYYYGKPAKLAKLQMTSVTTATSAEALKAKKYDIMYGMPATAYPAVSKLKDYVQTGHESLALSSMYFNLGHFDAKQGINIQDRNTPLQNKNLRAAMGYALNLDEINKKFNYGLQMRANTTVPVAFKQFNDKSIKGFPLNLNKANQLLDQAGFKWDAKHEYRLTPAGKAFSLTYLAQNGSENSEVIAQDSIQQWKQIGVNVHLYHNRLADFNTWLDMAVSGTNQAWDITDGNATLSQEPSQAGMFGKGALYNLGHFTSPELTKLIKNIDSPKANNLKYRQAQFKAYQAYMTKEAVVIPKSFSMAWYPVNTRVTGFTTAADSYNNFANIGVSAEAIQ, encoded by the coding sequence ATGATTAAGAAATATTTATTATCAGGAATTATCATCGTCGCAATTGTAGCGGGTGTATTCGCAGTTGAGTATCATCCAACGAAAGCGCATGACCAAGCAGCTGATTCAAATAATATTAAGCTTGCTTATAACAACAAGACCAAAGCAATTAAAGGTGGCATATTACAAATGGGGTTGGTTGAAGATCAACCATTTGCCGGGATCTTTTTGCCAGAAGTCACAACACGTGATGACGATGTGACCTTAGCACAACCTTTAGGCGTTAGCATTTTTAAAACTGACAAAACCTATAAAATTATTGATGGTGGGGCGGCTAATTTGCGGCTTGATGCTAAAACTAAGACGGCAACCATCACCTTACGCAAGAATTTGAAGTGGTCAGATGGCCGTAGTGTTACAGCTAAAGATTTAGAATATCCGTATGAATTAGTGACCAGCCCCGCGTATCAAGCCCAAACGTATACCGAAGCATTAGCTAATATCGTTGGAATGGATGCATACCATGCGGGTAAAGCCAAGACAATTAGTGGAATTACGTTCACCAATGGCCAAAATGGTCGGGTTATGCAAGTGGCGATGAAAGCCATGGTACCGGGATTAACGCAAGCTGGTTCGGGTTACTTGCTTTCATCAGTTGAGCCGTATCATTATTTAAAGGCAATTAAGCCAAATAAGTTAACTGGTGCACCACAAGTGCGGCAACACCCACTTTCATGGGGGCCTTACAAGATTGCCAAAGTTATGAGCGGACAATCAATAACGTATGTGCGCAATCCATATTACTATGGCAAGCCGGCTAAACTAGCAAAATTACAGATGACTTCAGTTACCACGGCGACGTCGGCAGAAGCTTTGAAGGCCAAAAAATACGATATTATGTATGGTATGCCAGCGACAGCCTATCCAGCGGTCAGCAAACTAAAGGATTATGTCCAAACTGGTCATGAAAGTTTAGCCTTGTCATCAATGTACTTTAATTTAGGACACTTTGATGCTAAGCAAGGGATTAACATTCAAGATCGTAACACACCACTGCAAAATAAAAATTTACGCGCAGCGATGGGCTATGCGTTAAACTTGGACGAAATCAACAAGAAGTTTAACTACGGTTTGCAGATGCGAGCCAATACAACAGTTCCGGTTGCTTTCAAGCAATTTAACGATAAAAGTATCAAAGGCTTTCCGTTAAATCTTAACAAAGCTAATCAATTACTTGATCAAGCCGGATTCAAGTGGGATGCAAAGCATGAATATCGGCTGACACCTGCGGGTAAAGCATTTAGCCTGACGTATCTTGCACAAAATGGTAGTGAGAATTCAGAGGTCATTGCCCAAGACAGCATTCAACAATGGAAACAAATTGGGGTTAATGTGCACCTCTACCATAATCGATTAGCTGACTTTAACACATGGTTAGATATGGCAGTATCTGGAACAAACCAAGCATGGGATATTACTGATGGGAACGCTACTTTGAGCCAAGAACCATCACAAGCAGGCATGTTTGGCAAAGGGGCCTTGTATAACCTGGGTCACTTTACGTCCCCTGAGTTGACTAAGTTGATTAAAAACATCGATTCACCAAAAGCCAACAACTTAAAGTATCGGCAAGCCCAATTTAAGGCCTACCAAGCTTACATGACTAAGGAAGCCGTCGTTATCCCCAAGTCATTTAGTATGGCATGGTATCCAGTTAACACACGAGTAACCGGCTTCACGACAGCTGCTGATAGCTATAATAACTTTGCTAACATTGGTGTGAGTGCAGAAGCAATTCAATAA